In Aegilops tauschii subsp. strangulata cultivar AL8/78 chromosome 3, Aet v6.0, whole genome shotgun sequence, one genomic interval encodes:
- the LOC109749539 gene encoding uncharacterized protein yields the protein MAATVGKEREEAVVHPNARQGGKLLSRLLTRDSSAAAPSFRVYYGVSSAGAVPFLWESQPGTPKNAISDAAMPPLTPPPSYYAAGGTASAKNHAARKGKVAGGYKFRPSGILGSILMATRRRGRTTPSGSPTSSFSSASTSSSSSTSSTSSFRRTGGSSRLHSSSSSFSDDEETAMATCFRVRHESFRALKGCRVAVTVRSALASVGGGHGAAVQRV from the coding sequence ATGGCGGCCACCGTCGgcaaggagagggaggaggcggtGGTCCACCCGAACGCGAGGCAGGGGGGCAAGCTCTTGTCCAGGCTGCTGACGAGGGACAGCTCGGCCGCCGCGCCGTCCTTCCGGGTCTACTACGGCGTGTCCTCCGCCGGCGCGGTGCCGTTCCTGTGGGAGTCGCAGCCGGGCACGCCCAAGAACGCCATCTCCGACGCCGCGATGCCGCCGCTCACGCCTCCGCCGTCCTACTACGCCGCCGGCGGCACCGCCTCCGCCAAGAATCACGCGGCGCGCAAGGGCAAGGTCGCCGGGGGCTACAAGTTCCGGCCGTCAGGCATCCTGGGCTCCATCCTCATGGCGACGCGTAGGCGGGGCCGGACGACACCGTCGGGCTCGCCCACCTCGTCCTTCTCCTCCgcgtccacctcctcctcctcctcgacctcCTCGACGTCATCCTTCCGCCGCACGGGCGGCAGCAGCAGGCTgcactcgtcgtcgtcgtcgttctcgGATGACGAGGAGACGGCCATGGCGACGTGCTTCAGGGTGCGGCACGAGAGCTTCCGGGCGCTCAAGGGCTGCCGCGTCGCCGTGACGGTGAGGAGCGCGCTGGCGTCCGTCGGTGGCGGCCACGGCGCCGCGGTGCAGAGGGTCTAA